The following proteins are encoded in a genomic region of Cydia strobilella chromosome 19, ilCydStro3.1, whole genome shotgun sequence:
- the LOC134749992 gene encoding peptidoglycan-recognition protein LB-like isoform X3, whose amino-acid sequence MIVISKTGKSSSSDPAENEVVTYDFPYVSRSEWGAKTPVETLELRTPVPYVVIHHSYTPVACYNRDDCIKAMKSMQNFHIDDRHWWDIGYHFGVGSDGVAYEGRGWSILGAHALHFNNVSIGICVIGDWTNSTPPAEQIKTVKSLIAAGVDMGYIQPNYKLVGHRQVRETECPGQTFFESIKSWDHWSAFPESAEDLVNVPELSEDFKKEYNKTLKSI is encoded by the exons ATGATTGTAATATCTAAGACAG GGAAGTCGTCTAGTTCCGATCCAGCAGAAAACGAGGTCGTCACCTACGACTTCCCCTATGTGAGTCGTTCAGAATGGGGGGCAAAGACGCCAGTAGAAACGCTGGAACTTCGCACACCGGTTCCCTACGTGGTTATCCACCACTCATATACCCCGGTAGCTTGCTACAATAGAGATGACTGTATAAAGGCTATGAAGAGCATGCAGAATTTTCATATAGATGATCGACATTGGTGGGATATTGGATATCA TTTTGGAGTGGGTAGCGATGGAGTGGCGTATGAAGGCAGAGGATGGTCCATTCTTGGAGCCCATGCGCTGCATTTCAACAATGTGAGCATCGGTATCTGCGTCATCGGCGATTGGACAA ACTCCACCCCGCCAGCAGAGCAGATAAAAACCGTGAAATCATTAATAGCAGCAGGCGTTGATATGGGCTACATCCAACCTAACTACAAGCTGGTTGGGCATCGACAAGTCAGAGAGACCGAGTGCCCGGGGCAAACCTTCTTCGAATCAATCAAGAGCTGGGACCACTGGTCGGCCTTCCCTGAATCGGCTGAGGACCTTGTCAATGTACCTGAGCTTAGCGAGGATTTTAAAAAGGAATATAATAAAACGCTCAAGTCAATTTGA
- the LOC134749992 gene encoding peptidoglycan-recognition protein LB-like isoform X2, which produces MSDAYDSDCEESHPVKTVKKSNRMRILIALLLIGLVGVAVAIPTVMLTRKSSSSDPAENEVVTYDFPYVSRSEWGAKTPVETLELRTPVPYVVIHHSYTPVACYNRDDCIKAMKSMQNFHIDDRHWWDIGYHFGVGSDGVAYEGRGWSILGAHALHFNNVSIGICVIGDWTNSTPPAEQIKTVKSLIAAGVDMGYIQPNYKLVGHRQVRETECPGQTFFESIKSWDHWSAFPESAEDLVNVPELSEDFKKEYNKTLKSI; this is translated from the exons ATGTCCGATGCGTACGACAGTGATTGTGAAGAATCGCATCCTGTGAAAACTGTAAAGAAGTCAAATAGAATGAGAATTTTGATTGCGCTTTTACTGATTGGATTAGTTGGGGTGGCTGTGGCCATTCCAACTGTAATGTTAACTC GGAAGTCGTCTAGTTCCGATCCAGCAGAAAACGAGGTCGTCACCTACGACTTCCCCTATGTGAGTCGTTCAGAATGGGGGGCAAAGACGCCAGTAGAAACGCTGGAACTTCGCACACCGGTTCCCTACGTGGTTATCCACCACTCATATACCCCGGTAGCTTGCTACAATAGAGATGACTGTATAAAGGCTATGAAGAGCATGCAGAATTTTCATATAGATGATCGACATTGGTGGGATATTGGATATCA TTTTGGAGTGGGTAGCGATGGAGTGGCGTATGAAGGCAGAGGATGGTCCATTCTTGGAGCCCATGCGCTGCATTTCAACAATGTGAGCATCGGTATCTGCGTCATCGGCGATTGGACAA ACTCCACCCCGCCAGCAGAGCAGATAAAAACCGTGAAATCATTAATAGCAGCAGGCGTTGATATGGGCTACATCCAACCTAACTACAAGCTGGTTGGGCATCGACAAGTCAGAGAGACCGAGTGCCCGGGGCAAACCTTCTTCGAATCAATCAAGAGCTGGGACCACTGGTCGGCCTTCCCTGAATCGGCTGAGGACCTTGTCAATGTACCTGAGCTTAGCGAGGATTTTAAAAAGGAATATAATAAAACGCTCAAGTCAATTTGA
- the LOC134750245 gene encoding peptidoglycan-recognition protein LB-like, which translates to MAISGASYCLMLIVFCYVNAHPFTSDEPYTYYTRADWVAAPATDVEPLSTPVPYVVIHHTYIPGACNTTVQCVAAMRSMQEYHQSLGWGDIGYNFAVGSEGGAYEGRGWNTVGIHARRANNYSIGIVLIGDWRVNLPPTKQLTTTKALIAKGVKDGVIRPQYRLIGHSQVMATECPGGALLAHIATWDHYWPGHVEFRAATTSPSPISSTEMYGAGVNI; encoded by the exons ATGGCGATATCGGGCGCCAGCTATTGTTTAATGTTGATAGTGTTTTGTTATGTAAACGCTCATCCTTTTACTAGTgatg AACCGTACACATATTACACGCGAGCGGATTGGGTCGCGGCCCCAGCCACTGACGTGGAGCCACTCTCCACACCAGTGCCATACGTGGTCATCCACCACACATACATCCCTGGCGCATGCAACACCACTGTCCAATGCGTCGCAGCCATGAGATCTATGCAGGAGTACCACCAGAGCCTTGGCTGGGGCGACATTGGATACAA ctTTGCAGTCGGAAGTGAAGGAGGCGCCTATGAAGGCAGAGGCTGGAACACCGTGGGCATCCATGCCAGGAGGGCCAATAACTACAGCATCGGAATCGTTCTGATCGGGGATTGGCGAG TAAACCTCCCGCCTACAAAACAGCTGACCACAACAAAAGCGCTCATTGCCAAAGGAGTGAAAGATGGCGTGATCAGACCTCAGTACCGCCTGATAGGTCACAGCCAAGTCATGGCCACGGAGTGCCCAGGGGGAGCGCTGCTTGCCCACATAGCCACTTGGGACCACTATTGGCCCGGCCATGTGGAGTTTAGGGCGGCAACTACCAGTCCCAGTCCTATTTCCAGTACTGAGATGTATGGAGCTGgagttaatatttaa
- the LOC134749992 gene encoding peptidoglycan-recognition protein LB-like isoform X1 — MKANSRNIQKTDMSDAYDSDCEESHPVKTVKKSNRMRILIALLLIGLVGVAVAIPTVMLTRKSSSSDPAENEVVTYDFPYVSRSEWGAKTPVETLELRTPVPYVVIHHSYTPVACYNRDDCIKAMKSMQNFHIDDRHWWDIGYHFGVGSDGVAYEGRGWSILGAHALHFNNVSIGICVIGDWTNSTPPAEQIKTVKSLIAAGVDMGYIQPNYKLVGHRQVRETECPGQTFFESIKSWDHWSAFPESAEDLVNVPELSEDFKKEYNKTLKSI, encoded by the exons ATGAAAGCCAACTCGAGAAATATACAGAAAACAG ATATGTCCGATGCGTACGACAGTGATTGTGAAGAATCGCATCCTGTGAAAACTGTAAAGAAGTCAAATAGAATGAGAATTTTGATTGCGCTTTTACTGATTGGATTAGTTGGGGTGGCTGTGGCCATTCCAACTGTAATGTTAACTC GGAAGTCGTCTAGTTCCGATCCAGCAGAAAACGAGGTCGTCACCTACGACTTCCCCTATGTGAGTCGTTCAGAATGGGGGGCAAAGACGCCAGTAGAAACGCTGGAACTTCGCACACCGGTTCCCTACGTGGTTATCCACCACTCATATACCCCGGTAGCTTGCTACAATAGAGATGACTGTATAAAGGCTATGAAGAGCATGCAGAATTTTCATATAGATGATCGACATTGGTGGGATATTGGATATCA TTTTGGAGTGGGTAGCGATGGAGTGGCGTATGAAGGCAGAGGATGGTCCATTCTTGGAGCCCATGCGCTGCATTTCAACAATGTGAGCATCGGTATCTGCGTCATCGGCGATTGGACAA ACTCCACCCCGCCAGCAGAGCAGATAAAAACCGTGAAATCATTAATAGCAGCAGGCGTTGATATGGGCTACATCCAACCTAACTACAAGCTGGTTGGGCATCGACAAGTCAGAGAGACCGAGTGCCCGGGGCAAACCTTCTTCGAATCAATCAAGAGCTGGGACCACTGGTCGGCCTTCCCTGAATCGGCTGAGGACCTTGTCAATGTACCTGAGCTTAGCGAGGATTTTAAAAAGGAATATAATAAAACGCTCAAGTCAATTTGA
- the LOC134750246 gene encoding peptidoglycan-recognition protein LB-like produces MAECGYSIIFACLAASFLSLAANERNYRYRLRFRYYSREDWGAKPAISVAHLSLPVPYVTIHHTYIPAACFTAEQCKSAMRGIQTYHQDDQGWDDIGYNFAIGSDGAVYEGRGWSAVGAHAVGVNSNSIGIVFIGDYVSDLPPPKSLQAAKDLIAIGVQAGFISPSYHLIGHRQVTDTECPGQSLYTEISSWDRFLPDYDVNA; encoded by the exons ATGGCTGAGTGTGGATACAGTATTATATTTGCTTGTTTGGCTGCCAGTTTTTTAAGTTTGGCAGCTAACGAAAGAAATTACC GTTACCGTCTGCGCTTCCGATACTATTCAAGAGAAGATTGGGGAGCCAAACCAGCCATTTCCGTTGCCCACCTCAGTTTGCCCGTTCCTTACGTGACCATCCACCACACATACATTCCAGCTGCATGCTTCACCGCCGAGCAATGTAAGAGTGCTATGCGGGGTATACAGACTTACCATCAGGACGACCAGGGATGGGATGACATTGGATACAA CTTCGCAATAGGCAGTGATGGCGCGGTGTACGAAGGACGAGGCTGGTCGGCTGTCGGCGCACACGCCGTAGGCGTCAACAGCAACAGTATAGGCATCGTCTTCATAGGAGATTATGTTT CTGATCTGCCACCCCCCAAAAGCCTGCAAGCCGCCAAAGACCTGATTGCTATTGGAGTGCAGGCAGGTTTCATTTCTCCATCCTACCATCTAATAGGCCACCGCCAGGTGACCGATACTGAGTGCCCAGGACAGAGTCTGTACACTGAGATCAGCAGTTGGGATCGATTTTTACCAGATTATGACGTCAACGCGTAA